A stretch of the Bacteroidota bacterium genome encodes the following:
- a CDS encoding MFS transporter, translated as MNPKHFLNRTAHFLGLKRNIVLLLSLTLLLLTGEKLWDRFLPKYLESIGGSIIVISGLGFMNNLLGAFWSLPGGYLADKLGHRKSFFIFNLMAIGGYLVAIFFTNWLSVFAGMIFFSAWSAVSLPASMSLITHSLGHSKTAMGISMHSIIRRIPMAIGPVVGGLLIARFGLIHGIKICFAASVFFCLIGMIFQNQIQDVSSPPYEKIRPLELWRKMDSRLKNLLLSDILIRFCEQIPFVFVVIWCLDVVKISPEKFGVLTAVEMLTAALIYIPVANFSDKTERKPFVIITFIFFTLFPVILFFSRSFFSLLIAFVIRGLKEFGEPTRKAIILDLSHTEAKARGFGLYYFMRDSIVSLAAFLGGWLWLKSPEVNFFAAAGFGIAGTLIFILFGKNTKVKL; from the coding sequence ATGAATCCGAAACATTTTTTAAACCGCACTGCCCACTTTCTCGGGCTGAAAAGAAATATTGTTCTTCTTCTTTCGCTCACTCTTCTACTTCTTACGGGAGAAAAACTTTGGGACCGGTTTCTTCCCAAATATCTTGAAAGCATTGGCGGTTCCATTATCGTTATCAGCGGGCTGGGCTTTATGAATAATTTGCTTGGCGCATTCTGGTCGCTGCCGGGCGGTTATCTTGCCGATAAACTCGGGCACAGGAAATCTTTTTTCATTTTTAACCTGATGGCGATAGGAGGTTATCTCGTTGCAATTTTTTTTACAAACTGGCTTTCCGTTTTTGCGGGAATGATTTTCTTTTCGGCATGGAGCGCGGTTTCTCTTCCCGCCAGTATGTCACTGATTACACATTCGCTCGGGCATTCAAAAACCGCTATGGGAATTTCCATGCATTCCATTATCAGGCGGATTCCGATGGCGATTGGACCAGTAGTTGGCGGATTACTCATCGCGCGTTTCGGATTGATTCACGGAATAAAAATTTGTTTTGCCGCTTCTGTTTTTTTCTGCCTGATAGGAATGATTTTTCAAAATCAGATTCAGGATGTTTCTTCTCCGCCCTACGAAAAAATTCGTCCGCTTGAGTTGTGGCGGAAAATGGATTCGCGCCTGAAAAATCTTTTGCTCTCCGATATTCTCATCCGCTTCTGCGAACAGATTCCGTTTGTGTTCGTGGTAATCTGGTGCCTCGATGTTGTAAAAATTTCTCCTGAAAAATTCGGAGTGCTCACTGCCGTTGAAATGCTGACAGCCGCATTGATTTATATTCCGGTTGCAAATTTTTCTGACAAGACGGAGCGGAAACCATTTGTCATCATCACTTTTATTTTCTTCACGCTGTTTCCCGTTATTTTATTTTTCAGCAGAAGTTTTTTTTCTTTGCTCATTGCGTTTGTGATTCGCGGGCTAAAAGAATTCGGAGAGCCCACGCGCAAAGCCATCATACTCGACCTCTCGCATACCGAAGCAAAAGCGAGAGGATTCGGCTTGTATTATTTTATGCGCGACAGTATTGTTTCGCTCGCTGCCTTTTTAGGCGGATGGCTCTGGCTCAAAAGTCCCGAAGTAAATTTTTTTGCCGCAGCAGGATTTGGAATTGCGGGAACATTGATTTTTATTTTGTTCGGGAAAAACACAAAAGTTAAATTGTAA
- a CDS encoding acyl-CoA desaturase, which translates to MAILIFFLAHWYLSLFSQTFFLHRYAAHKMFSMSRAWEKFFYVFTFITQGSSYLSPYAYGILHRMHHAYADEEGDPHSPKHSKTFLGMFIKTWKIFSSIKSGKMEIEPRFLKDIPKWKSFDDVAYHWLPRLIWCAGYVLFYIFCATHWWLYLLLPFHFFMGPLHGVIINWYAHKIGYRNFKLKNTSVNLLPLDFLMMGEAYHNNHHHRPSRPNFGSKWFEIDPAYPFILLMKWAGILKLQTSPVAF; encoded by the coding sequence ATGGCAATACTTATTTTTTTCCTGGCGCACTGGTATCTCTCGCTTTTTTCACAAACATTTTTCCTGCATCGTTATGCCGCTCATAAAATGTTTTCGATGAGCAGGGCATGGGAAAAGTTTTTTTACGTGTTCACGTTTATTACGCAGGGTTCTTCTTACCTGAGCCCGTACGCCTATGGAATTCTTCACCGCATGCACCACGCCTATGCCGATGAAGAGGGCGACCCGCATTCGCCCAAGCATTCAAAAACATTTTTAGGAATGTTCATTAAGACATGGAAAATTTTCAGTTCAATAAAAAGCGGGAAGATGGAAATTGAACCGCGCTTCCTGAAAGATATTCCCAAATGGAAAAGTTTTGATGATGTTGCGTATCACTGGCTGCCCCGGTTAATCTGGTGCGCAGGATATGTTTTGTTTTATATTTTTTGCGCCACGCACTGGTGGCTCTATCTGCTTCTGCCGTTTCATTTTTTCATGGGACCTTTGCACGGGGTGATTATAAACTGGTATGCGCATAAAATCGGATACAGAAATTTTAAACTGAAGAACACCTCAGTGAATTTGCTCCCGCTTGATTTTTTAATGATGGGCGAAGCGTATCACAACAATCATCATCACCGCCCATCGCGCCCGAATTTCGGCAGCAAATGGTTTGAAATTGACCCGGCATATCCGTTTATTTTGCTTATGAAGTGGGCGGGCATTTTGAAATTACAAACTTCTCCTGTTGCATTTTGA